A window from Sphingobacterium hotanense encodes these proteins:
- the kdpA gene encoding potassium-transporting ATPase subunit KdpA produces MNTEIIAVIFMFLITVLLGIPLGRYIAKVYLSERTFLDPVFGPIDRLIYKFSGIDPNREMTWKENLGSLLIINLFWLFLTMAVLMLQHLLPLNPDNNPGMRPDLAFNTAISFVVNCNLQHYSGESGVSYLSQGMLMFLQFVSAGVGMAAAAMLFKAFREKQTDTLGNFYQLFVKSCTRILLPISLLVATILLYQGTPMTYQGKDQMIGLTGDSIIISTGPVAAFVAIKHVGTNGGGFFGANSNHPLENPSFLSNMTEMVAQFIIPIAMIFAFGYYIRRKKFAWVIFAVMTFGFICLVIPNVQMEQAGNPAIAAMGINMDNGAMEGKEVRIGAVAAGFWSIVTTVISTGSINSMHDSGMALSGMNELLGMMINAFYGGCGVGILNFFVFIVLAVFISGLMVGRTPEFMGKKVEAKEMKIAMIIALLHPFLILVGTALTSSIPSWGVATTNNPGFHGFSEILYEYTSAAANNGSGFEGLADNTYWWNISTGIVLLFGRFLPIIGPVAIAGILAAKRHIPESSGTLKTDTFTFGFMILAVIVIVAALSFFPALTLGPIAEYFTLK; encoded by the coding sequence ATGAACACAGAAATTATTGCTGTCATCTTCATGTTCCTAATTACGGTGCTCTTAGGAATTCCTTTAGGACGATACATAGCAAAAGTATACCTTTCAGAACGTACCTTTTTAGACCCTGTCTTTGGACCAATAGATCGGCTAATCTATAAATTCTCCGGAATCGATCCGAATCGTGAAATGACATGGAAAGAGAACCTGGGTTCCTTACTGATTATCAACCTGTTTTGGTTGTTTTTAACGATGGCCGTATTGATGTTACAGCATCTATTGCCCTTGAATCCGGATAACAACCCCGGTATGCGTCCTGACTTAGCCTTTAACACCGCAATTTCTTTTGTCGTGAATTGTAATTTACAACATTACTCCGGCGAAAGCGGTGTCAGCTACCTGTCTCAGGGTATGTTGATGTTCTTGCAGTTCGTAAGTGCTGGAGTGGGGATGGCTGCGGCGGCGATGCTCTTTAAAGCATTTCGAGAAAAGCAGACGGATACATTGGGTAACTTCTACCAACTATTTGTAAAATCCTGTACACGAATACTGTTGCCCATCTCCTTGTTGGTTGCGACTATTCTCCTGTATCAGGGAACTCCAATGACCTATCAGGGAAAGGATCAGATGATCGGACTTACAGGAGATAGTATTATCATATCGACTGGGCCTGTAGCTGCATTTGTCGCCATAAAGCACGTTGGTACAAATGGTGGCGGTTTCTTTGGAGCCAATTCCAACCACCCTTTAGAAAACCCCAGTTTTTTGAGCAATATGACCGAGATGGTAGCACAGTTTATTATTCCGATCGCCATGATCTTTGCTTTTGGTTATTATATACGAAGGAAAAAGTTCGCCTGGGTGATATTCGCAGTCATGACGTTTGGGTTTATATGTCTAGTGATACCAAATGTCCAAATGGAACAGGCAGGTAATCCTGCTATTGCAGCGATGGGCATCAACATGGATAATGGTGCAATGGAGGGCAAGGAAGTACGCATAGGTGCAGTAGCAGCAGGATTCTGGTCTATCGTTACTACGGTTATCTCCACCGGATCAATCAACTCGATGCATGATAGTGGTATGGCGCTGTCTGGCATGAATGAGCTCCTCGGTATGATGATTAATGCCTTCTATGGCGGTTGTGGCGTAGGCATCTTAAACTTCTTTGTATTTATTGTACTCGCAGTTTTTATCAGTGGACTGATGGTCGGGCGAACTCCAGAGTTTATGGGCAAGAAAGTGGAAGCAAAGGAAATGAAAATTGCCATGATCATTGCCCTTCTTCATCCTTTCCTAATTCTCGTTGGAACCGCTTTAACAAGTTCTATCCCTTCATGGGGCGTTGCTACCACAAATAACCCGGGTTTCCATGGTTTCTCAGAAATCCTTTATGAATATACTTCTGCGGCAGCCAACAATGGTAGTGGTTTTGAAGGATTAGCAGATAACACCTATTGGTGGAACATCAGTACGGGTATCGTTTTGTTATTCGGACGTTTCCTTCCTATCATAGGTCCTGTTGCAATAGCCGGCATTCTCGCTGCAAAACGACATATACCAGAAAGCTCCGGTACATTAAAAACCGACACCTTTACTTTCGGATTTATGATTCTCGCAGTCATTGTTATCGTTGCTGCACTATCATTCTTCCCAGCACTAACCTTAGGCCCAATTGCTGAATATTTCACTTTAAAATAA
- a CDS encoding potassium-transporting ATPase subunit F, giving the protein MISLLIISIMVFLYIVYVLIYPEKF; this is encoded by the coding sequence ATGATCAGCTTATTAATTATATCGATTATGGTATTTCTGTACATCGTGTATGTGCTGATCTATCCGGAAAAATTTTAA
- a CDS encoding DUF7674 family protein encodes MKNKIISSIHEWFPECVPAEQNVTEYTVLQNVADYCIRCLNGNNEEQGLAKEAINIIGILYYNGSLHERNAIENEFLERISHCESPASLRLHIDFLPKELRPIYMKTILEN; translated from the coding sequence ATGAAAAATAAAATCATTAGCAGTATCCATGAATGGTTTCCGGAATGTGTGCCCGCTGAACAGAATGTAACTGAATATACGGTATTACAAAATGTGGCAGATTATTGTATTCGTTGTTTAAATGGGAACAATGAAGAACAAGGACTGGCAAAAGAAGCCATCAATATTATTGGAATCTTATATTATAACGGTTCCTTGCATGAAAGGAACGCTATAGAGAATGAGTTCCTGGAACGGATATCCCATTGTGAATCTCCCGCAAGTCTGCGTTTGCATATAGACTTCTTGCCCAAAGAACTTCGACCAATATATATGAAAACCATCTTAGAGAACTAA
- a CDS encoding sigma-54-dependent transcriptional regulator — protein sequence MQNRMLIIDDEDKLRQLLARIIELEWEDLEIQQAADLKIGLQQLKQREFDVVISDVKLPDGNGVDFVLEIKKQQPLTEVILMTAYGQISDGVQAIKNGAFDYMTKGDDNNKIIPLLYKAFEKVKMAKRIAKLEAQVGKKYSFDQIIGQSRELKNAINLAERVAPTDSTVLLLGETGTGKEVFAQAIHYASKRSAKSFVAINCSAFSKDLLESELFGHIAGSFTGAMKDKAGLFEEANLGTIFLDEIGEMPLELQAKILRVLETGEFIKVGESKPTKVNVRVIAATNRDLEKEAEEGLFRADLFYRLSVFNIHLPALKDRPSDIPMLIEFFVGICSSKMNMKIPQVDSAYIDAMKNHHWRGNIRELKNVVERSLILMDGDRLGLNSLPYDIQVEKPKSHSSSSFALHDVEKEHIQRVLHHTHNNKAEAARLLGIGIATLYRKIEEYKL from the coding sequence ATGCAGAACCGTATGTTAATTATCGATGATGAAGATAAACTTCGTCAGTTACTTGCCCGAATAATCGAACTGGAATGGGAGGATTTAGAAATTCAACAAGCAGCCGATTTAAAAATTGGATTACAGCAACTTAAACAACGTGAATTTGATGTCGTTATCTCGGATGTCAAACTCCCCGACGGAAATGGTGTTGACTTCGTTCTCGAAATAAAAAAGCAGCAACCTTTGACGGAAGTTATCCTGATGACCGCCTATGGGCAGATAAGCGATGGCGTACAGGCTATAAAAAATGGTGCCTTCGATTATATGACGAAAGGCGATGATAACAATAAGATTATCCCCTTGTTATATAAAGCATTCGAGAAAGTAAAAATGGCAAAGCGAATTGCTAAGCTTGAGGCTCAAGTAGGGAAGAAATATTCTTTCGATCAAATCATTGGGCAGTCCAGAGAGCTCAAAAATGCGATCAATCTAGCCGAGCGCGTAGCACCAACGGATAGTACCGTGCTCTTATTGGGCGAAACGGGAACGGGGAAAGAAGTATTTGCACAAGCGATTCATTACGCTAGTAAACGAAGTGCGAAGTCATTTGTCGCAATCAACTGCTCTGCATTTAGTAAGGATTTGTTAGAAAGCGAGCTTTTCGGACATATCGCCGGCTCATTTACGGGAGCGATGAAGGATAAGGCAGGATTATTTGAGGAAGCGAATTTAGGAACTATATTTCTAGACGAAATTGGAGAGATGCCGCTAGAGCTGCAGGCGAAAATCCTGCGGGTTTTAGAAACGGGAGAGTTCATAAAAGTGGGAGAAAGTAAGCCAACAAAGGTAAATGTACGCGTAATAGCAGCCACTAACAGAGATCTAGAAAAAGAAGCCGAAGAGGGTCTTTTTCGTGCCGATTTATTTTATAGACTCTCCGTATTCAATATTCATTTGCCGGCTTTAAAGGATCGACCATCCGATATTCCTATGCTCATCGAGTTTTTTGTCGGAATATGTTCAAGCAAAATGAATATGAAAATCCCCCAAGTTGATAGCGCATATATCGATGCGATGAAGAACCATCATTGGAGGGGAAATATCCGAGAGTTAAAGAATGTAGTCGAGCGTAGCCTCATCTTAATGGACGGCGATAGGCTTGGGCTAAATAGCCTTCCGTATGATATACAGGTAGAGAAGCCGAAAAGTCATTCTTCCAGTTCCTTCGCTTTACACGATGTAGAAAAGGAACATATACAGCGCGTTCTTCATCATACACACAATAACAAAGCAGAAGCAGCCCGTTTGTTGGGAATTGGAATAGCCACACTGTACCGGAAAATCGAAGAGTACAAACTCTAA
- a CDS encoding response regulator transcription factor — translation MKILIIEDELALLQTVEEFLKSENFLTETAHDFHAGLEKALTYDYDCILLDIMLPGGSGLDILMALKEQHKKQPVLILSAKDSVEDKVLGLEIGADDYLAKPFHLAELLARVKSIIRRNARDGEKLLQYKNVTVDPDNRQVMVDGKEMVLNRKEYDLFYYFILRPNKLMEKTSLIESVWGDSSDQADSLDFIYSQIKNIRKKLKEAQADMDLQAVYGVGYKLV, via the coding sequence ATGAAGATACTAATTATAGAAGACGAACTAGCTCTGTTACAAACTGTTGAAGAATTTTTAAAAAGTGAAAACTTTCTGACGGAAACGGCACATGATTTTCATGCAGGGTTAGAAAAGGCGTTGACGTATGATTATGATTGTATATTGTTGGACATTATGCTCCCCGGCGGGTCTGGTTTAGATATATTGATGGCGCTAAAAGAGCAACATAAAAAACAACCGGTGTTGATTTTATCCGCTAAGGACTCTGTTGAAGATAAAGTATTAGGTTTAGAGATTGGTGCGGATGACTATCTTGCGAAACCCTTCCATCTAGCAGAATTATTGGCTAGAGTAAAATCTATTATCCGCAGAAATGCCCGAGACGGTGAGAAACTACTGCAATATAAGAATGTGACGGTAGACCCCGATAACCGTCAAGTTATGGTTGATGGAAAGGAAATGGTCTTGAACCGTAAAGAATATGATCTATTTTATTATTTCATCCTACGTCCGAACAAATTGATGGAGAAGACGAGTCTTATCGAATCAGTTTGGGGCGATAGTTCAGATCAAGCGGATAGTTTAGATTTTATCTATTCCCAAATCAAGAATATTCGTAAAAAGCTAAAAGAAGCTCAGGCTGATATGGACCTTCAGGCTGTATACGGTGTGGGCTATAAACTTGTTTAG
- a CDS encoding sensor histidine kinase — MSVSIKYYTNRFLVITILIIIAVWALLFYAFMMDEVYDNVDDGLKNQKIEIIREAFKNPSILEENRNYGINQFRILPTSDSEDLDKNHFSREFMYMPYDEEDEPYRVLKTGFYSKDGAPYRLEIRTSTVEEDDYSINLGIALTVLYLVIVLSILVVNYYVMSRAWKPFQEILANLSRYRFGHSKSFEPIPTKVKEFEELNGQIVNMISRNEEVFAGQKRFLENASHELQTPLAITISKLELLMQEGALDESQLVRVSEAKQSLHRMVALNKSLLMLSRIDNNQYSEMQEVNFNEVLRNLLHDMEDIIEYKGIEVELNEQGNFETEFNADLAQIMLSNLIRNAIKYNSSPGRIWIQITDSTIDIANSSNSGALNPAYIFERFHKGSQDNNSNGLGLSIVQSILEQHMHIKLAYHYEGSLQHFVLKKQS; from the coding sequence ATGTCAGTATCGATAAAATATTATACAAATCGATTTCTAGTGATCACGATCTTGATCATTATCGCGGTGTGGGCCTTGCTGTTTTACGCCTTCATGATGGACGAGGTATATGATAATGTGGATGATGGACTGAAAAACCAAAAAATTGAAATTATACGGGAAGCATTCAAGAATCCTAGTATCCTAGAGGAGAATCGGAATTACGGCATCAATCAGTTTCGGATCCTCCCGACCTCTGATAGTGAAGATTTGGATAAAAATCACTTTTCCAGGGAGTTCATGTATATGCCTTATGACGAGGAAGATGAGCCTTACAGAGTACTTAAAACCGGCTTCTACAGTAAGGATGGGGCTCCATATAGGCTAGAGATTAGGACTTCAACCGTGGAAGAGGATGACTATTCAATTAATTTAGGTATTGCTTTGACGGTTTTGTACTTGGTGATTGTACTGAGCATACTAGTCGTAAACTATTACGTTATGAGTCGCGCATGGAAGCCTTTTCAGGAAATACTGGCCAACTTGAGCCGATATCGCTTTGGACACTCGAAGAGCTTTGAACCGATTCCTACGAAGGTTAAAGAATTTGAAGAACTCAATGGTCAGATTGTCAATATGATCAGTCGCAATGAAGAAGTCTTTGCCGGACAGAAGCGTTTTCTCGAGAATGCCTCGCATGAATTACAAACACCATTAGCCATTACGATCAGCAAATTGGAACTACTGATGCAAGAAGGCGCATTGGATGAAAGTCAGCTCGTGCGTGTGTCAGAAGCTAAACAGTCGCTCCACCGCATGGTCGCATTGAATAAATCCTTATTAATGCTTTCCCGTATCGATAACAACCAATATAGCGAAATGCAGGAAGTGAATTTCAACGAAGTCCTGAGAAACCTGCTTCATGACATGGAAGATATTATAGAATACAAAGGAATTGAAGTGGAGTTAAATGAGCAGGGTAATTTCGAGACGGAATTTAATGCGGATCTAGCACAAATTATGCTCTCGAATTTGATTCGAAATGCGATAAAATACAATAGCTCGCCGGGTAGAATATGGATTCAAATCACTGATTCGACTATAGATATTGCCAATAGCAGCAACAGCGGTGCGCTTAATCCGGCTTACATATTCGAGCGTTTTCATAAAGGCAGTCAGGATAACAATTCGAATGGATTAGGTCTTTCTATAGTTCAGTCGATATTAGAACAACATATGCATATCAAACTTGCGTATCATTACGAAGGATCGCTGCAGCACTTTGTATTGAAGAAACAAAGCTAA
- a CDS encoding PepSY-like domain-containing protein: MKNIVKIALVGLIAGSSFQAIGQEKIIQLNALPKTAQSFISAHYKQEKVALVKSEKELLSPIEYQVVLANGTKVEFDKNGNWTEVDAKKNAVPQSIIPASIREYVKKSFPNNEIVQISKDSRDIEVELTSGIDLKFNTKGEFIRVDD, translated from the coding sequence ATGAAAAATATAGTAAAAATAGCACTTGTTGGCTTGATCGCAGGATCATCATTTCAAGCGATCGGACAAGAAAAGATTATTCAGTTGAATGCTTTACCAAAAACTGCACAATCCTTTATCTCCGCTCATTATAAACAAGAGAAGGTGGCATTGGTGAAATCGGAAAAAGAACTTCTTTCGCCGATCGAATACCAAGTGGTATTGGCCAATGGTACTAAAGTGGAATTTGACAAAAACGGTAATTGGACCGAAGTCGACGCGAAGAAGAACGCTGTTCCCCAAAGCATTATTCCAGCATCAATCAGAGAATATGTCAAAAAGAGCTTCCCAAACAACGAAATCGTACAGATCTCCAAAGATTCTCGTGACATCGAGGTGGAATTAACAAGTGGTATTGATCTTAAATTCAATACGAAAGGTGAATTTATCAGAGTTGACGACTAA
- a CDS encoding PepSY-like domain-containing protein, producing MKKLLLSISLVLSIALLTMSCDKETVVTESDLPTTASQFINSNFNGVKILSVVEEKEGLSGKEYEVLLDNGIEIKFDKNGNWLDIDAVNDSSVLPDNLIPASILSYVKENYPNSGINSIEKENYGYDIELTNGLDLVFDKEGKFVRIDP from the coding sequence ATGAAAAAGTTATTATTAAGCATCAGTCTCGTTTTATCCATTGCATTATTAACAATGTCTTGCGACAAAGAAACTGTCGTTACGGAAAGCGATTTACCTACTACAGCCTCTCAATTTATCAATAGCAATTTCAATGGGGTGAAAATCCTATCGGTAGTTGAAGAGAAAGAAGGGCTATCTGGCAAGGAATATGAAGTCTTGTTAGATAACGGAATTGAAATCAAATTTGATAAAAATGGTAATTGGCTAGATATCGATGCAGTTAACGACTCCTCAGTATTACCGGATAATCTAATCCCTGCATCTATCCTAAGCTATGTAAAAGAAAACTACCCAAATAGTGGTATTAATAGCATAGAGAAAGAAAACTACGGCTACGATATTGAATTAACAAATGGTCTAGACCTCGTTTTCGATAAAGAAGGAAAATTCGTAAGAATCGATCCATAA
- a CDS encoding SIMPL domain-containing protein, producing the protein MKNAGIIISVVAAIAVIAFAAILGNAYKYKYKNSNTINVTGGAKTDFASDIVKWSASYSRKSMDLSEASEQLKRDRDLVRNFLVQKGINEKEILFNAVSINREFNYYTDANGHSSNTFTGYNLMQTVSVESKDLNKVDDASREISTLISQGIELSSNTPSYYFSGLEDLKLKLISQASQNARLRAENIAKEAGSSLGELVKADLGIFQITGQNDNEEFSYGGAFNTTSRNKTANITVKASYLSN; encoded by the coding sequence ATGAAAAATGCAGGAATTATAATTAGTGTTGTCGCTGCAATTGCGGTGATTGCTTTTGCCGCGATCTTGGGAAACGCATATAAGTATAAGTACAAAAACTCCAATACTATAAATGTTACCGGCGGTGCTAAAACAGATTTCGCATCAGACATCGTTAAATGGTCGGCATCATATAGCCGAAAATCCATGGATTTGAGTGAGGCTTCTGAGCAACTAAAACGCGACAGAGATCTCGTTCGCAATTTCCTAGTTCAGAAGGGTATTAATGAGAAGGAGATTTTATTTAATGCAGTCAGCATCAATAGGGAATTCAATTATTATACGGATGCTAACGGTCATTCTTCCAATACATTTACGGGCTATAACTTAATGCAAACAGTCAGTGTAGAATCGAAAGATTTGAATAAGGTGGATGATGCATCCAGAGAAATTTCTACGTTGATCTCGCAGGGAATCGAGCTTAGCTCCAATACGCCGAGTTATTATTTCTCCGGGCTTGAAGATTTGAAGTTGAAGCTGATCTCTCAAGCATCCCAAAATGCACGCCTGAGGGCTGAAAACATTGCTAAAGAGGCGGGATCCTCCTTGGGTGAATTAGTGAAAGCAGACTTGGGTATTTTTCAAATAACAGGCCAAAACGATAATGAAGAGTTTTCGTACGGCGGAGCTTTCAATACAACATCCAGAAACAAAACGGCAAATATTACGGTCAAAGCTAGCTACTTATCCAACTAA
- a CDS encoding S9 family peptidase, whose translation MKQKYSLLLLSFSLVSGIYAQKKPLDHSVYDNWKSISRAEISKSGNIIHYTISPQAGDNLTEVKNSKNQLLLSIPRGTDVRLTEDEQFLISTVKPFFKETRAARIKKKKPDDMPKDTLLVYNLAKNTTSRYPNFKSYHLPRKGSKYIAIASETIIPSKQVEKDSTANKTSSAKKEKPTPVVHLLHLQSGDTTNFIKVENFQISNDEQYFIFTKKGADKDTLNEAGLYLYEIASKKLKKISNGKGTYKQFTFDDAGKQLTFLADKSPEKALLKDFKLYYYTANQDTANVLADQKSAGVPDKWYISGDASINFSKSGNRLFFGLAPIPRVKDTTLVEFENAKVDIWHWQDDYLQPTQLLNSRRDQMRSFTAMILPKQGRQVTPISDDTYNRISFTDDADNEWALASSDLGYRISSQWDGETRSDVYVISLVDGKNKLVAKNLSGSAYLAPKGDYVVYFNKEDANWYSFHIATETLKQLNEGLSVSFVDEENDVPALPGAYGLVGWSNDAKHVFINDRYDVWKFSLDGKAKRQFTHGQGREQKITFRIQRLTPVEDPRIRTSYIDEAQPIYLSGFNTKNKYAGLYQLGKKNIEARWTGPYSYKMLAADQKINHLIYTKEDSKASPDVYLLTSFEQEERLTNINPQQADYNWMTAEIVSWTTPNGHQAEGILYKPEDFDPNKKYPIIAYFYEKLTDGLYTYQAPAPTPSRLNIPYFVSNGYLVFTPDIRYETGYPGRSAEEYINSGMHYLARNNSWVDSTKMGIQGQSWGGYQVAHLITRTDMYAAAWSGAPVVNMTSAYGGIRWGTGISRQFQYENTQSRIGKPLWEARDLYIENSPLFFMDRVNTPVAIMHNDNDGAVPWYQGIEFFTALRRLNKPVWLLNYNGDGHNLMQRQNRKDIQIREAQFFDHFLKGAPAANWIKKGVKATEKGIDWGLEVD comes from the coding sequence ATGAAACAAAAATACAGCCTTTTATTATTGAGTTTCTCACTGGTTTCAGGTATTTATGCGCAGAAGAAACCACTAGATCACTCGGTATATGACAACTGGAAATCCATTAGCCGGGCAGAAATTAGTAAATCGGGTAATATCATCCATTATACAATCAGTCCGCAAGCGGGTGATAACCTAACGGAGGTTAAAAACAGCAAGAATCAGCTTCTTTTAAGTATCCCACGCGGGACCGATGTGCGATTGACTGAGGACGAACAATTCCTGATCAGTACGGTAAAACCATTTTTTAAAGAAACGAGAGCGGCTCGGATCAAAAAAAAGAAACCGGACGACATGCCCAAGGATACTTTACTCGTGTACAATCTAGCTAAGAATACGACCAGTCGATATCCAAATTTTAAAAGCTATCATTTACCTCGAAAAGGAAGTAAATATATAGCCATCGCTAGCGAAACAATTATTCCCTCCAAACAGGTAGAAAAGGACAGTACAGCGAATAAGACGTCCAGCGCTAAAAAAGAAAAGCCCACTCCTGTTGTGCATCTATTGCATTTACAATCGGGTGACACCACTAACTTTATTAAAGTAGAAAACTTCCAAATCAGTAACGATGAACAATATTTCATCTTTACGAAGAAAGGTGCAGATAAAGATACGTTGAATGAGGCCGGCCTATATCTTTATGAGATCGCTTCTAAGAAGTTGAAAAAGATCAGTAATGGAAAAGGGACTTATAAGCAGTTCACTTTTGACGATGCAGGTAAGCAATTAACATTTCTTGCAGATAAATCTCCAGAAAAAGCCTTATTGAAAGATTTCAAGCTTTATTATTACACGGCAAACCAAGATACTGCAAATGTATTAGCAGATCAAAAGTCCGCCGGGGTTCCTGACAAATGGTATATCTCAGGCGATGCTTCTATAAACTTCAGTAAATCTGGCAATCGCTTGTTCTTTGGCCTTGCCCCCATTCCGCGCGTAAAAGACACGACTTTGGTGGAATTTGAAAATGCTAAGGTGGATATCTGGCATTGGCAGGACGATTATTTACAACCTACACAATTGCTAAATAGCCGCCGTGACCAGATGCGTAGCTTCACGGCAATGATTCTGCCGAAACAAGGACGTCAAGTTACGCCTATTTCAGACGACACCTATAATAGAATAAGCTTTACAGACGATGCAGATAACGAATGGGCTCTTGCGAGCAGCGACCTAGGCTATCGTATCTCTTCGCAATGGGATGGTGAGACCAGATCGGATGTTTACGTCATTTCGTTAGTCGACGGTAAGAATAAATTAGTTGCTAAGAACCTCTCCGGTTCCGCATATCTAGCACCTAAAGGTGACTATGTTGTATATTTTAATAAAGAAGATGCCAATTGGTATAGTTTCCATATCGCAACAGAAACTCTAAAACAGCTTAACGAAGGACTTTCTGTGAGTTTTGTTGATGAAGAAAATGACGTACCGGCTTTACCAGGAGCTTATGGTCTCGTGGGCTGGAGCAACGATGCGAAGCATGTTTTCATCAATGATCGTTACGATGTTTGGAAATTCAGTTTAGACGGCAAAGCGAAGCGTCAATTTACGCATGGTCAAGGTAGAGAGCAAAAAATTACTTTTAGGATTCAGCGACTAACTCCGGTCGAAGACCCTAGAATTAGAACTTCCTATATTGATGAGGCTCAACCGATTTATTTATCAGGATTCAATACTAAAAACAAGTATGCCGGCTTATACCAATTAGGAAAAAAGAATATTGAGGCGCGCTGGACAGGTCCTTACTCTTACAAGATGCTGGCGGCGGATCAAAAGATAAACCACCTGATCTATACGAAAGAAGATTCTAAAGCGAGTCCAGACGTGTATTTATTGACGTCATTTGAACAAGAAGAACGATTAACAAATATCAACCCTCAACAGGCAGACTATAACTGGATGACTGCAGAGATCGTTTCTTGGACTACGCCGAACGGGCATCAGGCGGAAGGTATCTTATATAAACCTGAAGATTTCGATCCAAACAAAAAATATCCAATCATAGCTTACTTCTATGAGAAGTTGACAGATGGTCTTTATACTTATCAAGCACCTGCTCCTACACCATCGCGTTTGAACATTCCCTACTTTGTAAGTAATGGATATTTAGTATTTACGCCGGATATCCGCTATGAAACAGGCTATCCAGGAAGATCGGCTGAAGAGTATATCAATTCGGGTATGCATTACCTAGCACGCAATAATAGCTGGGTGGATTCTACGAAGATGGGAATTCAGGGACAAAGCTGGGGCGGTTATCAAGTAGCGCATTTAATTACACGCACAGACATGTATGCGGCGGCATGGTCGGGTGCACCTGTGGTCAATATGACATCAGCCTATGGCGGAATTCGTTGGGGAACAGGTATCTCTCGTCAATTCCAATATGAGAATACGCAGAGCCGTATCGGAAAGCCACTGTGGGAAGCACGTGACTTATATATAGAGAACTCTCCGCTATTCTTTATGGACCGTGTAAATACACCGGTCGCGATTATGCATAATGATAATGACGGTGCAGTGCCATGGTATCAGGGTATTGAGTTCTTCACAGCACTTAGACGTTTGAATAAGCCGGTATGGTTATTAAATTATAACGGAGACGGACATAATTTAATGCAACGTCAGAATAGAAAAGACATACAAATTCGCGAAGCACAGTTCTTCGATCACTTTTTAAAAGGAGCACCGGCAGCTAATTGGATTAAAAAAGGTGTCAAAGCAACAGAAAAAGGAATCGACTGGGGACTGGAAGTTGACTAA